One Chromatiaceae bacterium DNA segment encodes these proteins:
- a CDS encoding HAMP domain-containing protein, producing the protein MSGAVQNSESLSRAFVPLMFIVIVGLLVLAAMVLTNLVRLVQSYRHKVAGSRLTGRLVLLFALISLLPVVVVYYYSLGFLLRGIDSWFDVEIDQAMVDALTLNQASLDLNQRVLMRYTQQLLAGIEDSSSTALALSLGQLRQQAGALEIAVFGANGQVRGNSSEDPTVLVPNLPDRELLRRASGGANQVDLETAANQEMVVRVLVADPVGRNLVMQAIFPTSERISELAANLEKAYNRYKELAYLRQSLKLSFSLTLSLVLLFGLMAALLAAFHTAWRLVEPVAAIARGTRAVAAGDYEQRLPLPGHEDELSFLVASFNSMTRRLARARDAAARSQQAVEAERVYLETVLGRLSSGVVVLDGEHRLRTANPAAHQILGLTEPDMSDGGLDALNATHPGLVAWVDAVRTHLEGHAEWRQEVVLFGAEGRQVLMCRGSPLIHPDGQESGHVVVFDDITRLITAQRDAAWGEVARRLAHEIKNPLTPIQLSAERLRHKLLTKLPEDDARVVDRATHTIVQQVEAMKAMVNDFSNYARSPKLEPEPLRLDRLVAEVMELYRAVPAIKIDLQVGEALIKGDPLRLRQVIHNLVKNALEAVEDKPEARIRIATRRLDDQDRPQLELSVADNGGGIDAALLDRLFEPYVTTKAKGTGLGLAIVKKIIEEHGGIIWAENAKGGARVATRLPLWRDEHHGEIPEEPPVALAPPAKGPSAHPDRERA; encoded by the coding sequence ATGAGCGGCGCCGTTCAGAACTCCGAGTCCCTGAGCAGGGCCTTCGTGCCCCTCATGTTCATCGTCATCGTCGGCCTCCTGGTACTCGCCGCCATGGTGCTCACCAATCTGGTCAGACTGGTACAGAGTTACCGCCACAAGGTCGCCGGTTCGCGCCTCACCGGCCGCCTGGTCCTGCTCTTCGCCCTCATCTCCCTGCTGCCGGTTGTCGTCGTCTATTACTACTCCCTGGGCTTCCTGTTACGGGGTATCGACTCCTGGTTCGACGTCGAGATCGACCAGGCCATGGTCGATGCCCTCACCCTCAATCAGGCCTCCCTGGATCTCAATCAGCGGGTCCTCATGCGCTACACGCAACAGCTCCTGGCGGGCATCGAGGACAGCTCCAGCACGGCCCTGGCCTTGAGCCTGGGCCAGTTGCGGCAACAGGCTGGGGCCCTGGAGATCGCCGTCTTCGGGGCCAATGGCCAGGTGCGGGGCAATTCCAGCGAGGACCCCACCGTCCTAGTACCCAATCTGCCCGATCGCGAGTTGCTTCGGCGGGCTAGTGGCGGCGCCAATCAGGTCGATCTGGAGACCGCCGCCAACCAGGAGATGGTGGTGCGGGTGCTGGTGGCGGACCCGGTGGGGCGCAATCTGGTCATGCAGGCCATCTTCCCGACCTCCGAGCGCATCAGCGAACTGGCCGCCAATCTGGAGAAGGCCTACAACCGTTACAAGGAGTTGGCCTATCTGCGCCAGTCCCTGAAGCTGAGCTTCTCACTCACCCTTTCCCTGGTTCTGCTGTTCGGCCTCATGGCTGCCCTGCTCGCCGCCTTCCACACCGCCTGGCGCCTGGTGGAGCCGGTGGCGGCCATTGCCCGCGGCACCCGCGCCGTGGCGGCGGGGGACTACGAGCAGCGCCTGCCCTTGCCCGGTCACGAAGACGAACTCAGCTTCCTGGTCGCCTCCTTCAATTCCATGACCCGGCGCCTGGCCCGGGCTCGGGACGCCGCGGCCCGCTCCCAGCAGGCCGTCGAGGCCGAGCGCGTCTATCTGGAGACGGTGCTGGGGCGCCTCTCCTCGGGGGTGGTCGTCCTCGACGGCGAACATCGCCTGCGTACCGCCAACCCGGCGGCCCATCAGATCCTGGGCCTGACGGAACCAGACATGAGCGATGGGGGCCTGGACGCCCTCAATGCGACCCATCCTGGCCTGGTGGCCTGGGTGGACGCGGTGCGGACGCATCTGGAGGGCCACGCCGAATGGCGCCAGGAGGTCGTCCTCTTTGGCGCCGAGGGCCGCCAGGTGCTGATGTGTCGCGGCAGCCCCCTGATCCATCCCGACGGTCAGGAGAGCGGCCATGTGGTGGTTTTCGACGACATTACCCGCCTCATCACGGCCCAGCGCGACGCCGCCTGGGGCGAGGTGGCCCGGCGCCTGGCCCACGAGATTAAAAATCCCCTGACCCCCATCCAGCTCTCGGCGGAGCGCCTGCGCCACAAGCTCCTGACCAAGCTGCCGGAGGATGACGCCCGAGTGGTGGACCGCGCGACCCATACCATCGTCCAGCAGGTCGAGGCCATGAAGGCCATGGTCAACGACTTCTCCAACTATGCGCGCTCCCCGAAGCTGGAGCCGGAACCCCTGCGCCTGGACCGGCTGGTGGCCGAGGTAATGGAACTCTATCGCGCCGTCCCCGCGATCAAAATCGACCTTCAGGTCGGCGAGGCCCTCATCAAGGGGGACCCGCTGCGTTTGCGCCAGGTCATCCACAATCTGGTCAAAAATGCCCTGGAGGCAGTGGAGGACAAGCCCGAGGCCCGGATCCGCATCGCCACCCGGCGCCTGGATGATCAGGATCGGCCCCAGTTGGAGCTCTCGGTGGCGGACAATGGCGGCGGTATCGACGCGGCCCTCCTCGACCGCCTCTTCGAGCCCTATGTGACCACCAAGGCCAAGGGCACTGGGCTGGGCCTGGCGATCGTCAAGAAGATTATCGAGGAACACGGGGGTATCATTTGGGCGGAAAACGCCAAGGGCGGCGCCCGCGTGGCGACGCGCCTGCCCTTATGGCGCGATGAACATCACGGGGAAATTCCCGAAGAACCGCCGGTTGCCCTGGCCCCCCCGGCCAAGGGCCCCAGCGCCCACCCAGACCGAGAACGAGCATGA
- a CDS encoding DUF4390 domain-containing protein: MRTRIPGQPSPWGFVFWLTFLLLPSLGNAKPAFQIEDVKIRTVGEELVMDARFVPDLSPVALEALDNGVPLTLEAHIQVRETDAWVWDSSLVDRRLRYEIRYQPLAERYQVSPMPGGAGHNYVTRDAAIAALGDLHDLPLLNRGELVADKDYRVDLKIALDIEQLPLPLRPMAYLLPSWKLSSGWTTWPLRP, encoded by the coding sequence ATGAGGACCCGCATCCCCGGCCAGCCCTCGCCATGGGGATTCGTCTTCTGGCTGACCTTCCTCCTGCTGCCCAGCCTGGGCAACGCCAAGCCAGCCTTCCAAATCGAGGACGTCAAGATTCGCACGGTCGGCGAGGAACTGGTCATGGATGCCCGCTTTGTCCCGGACCTGAGCCCGGTGGCCCTGGAGGCCCTGGACAACGGGGTGCCCCTCACACTGGAGGCCCACATCCAGGTCCGTGAAACCGATGCCTGGGTCTGGGATTCCAGCCTGGTGGATCGCCGTCTGCGTTACGAGATCCGTTACCAACCCCTGGCGGAACGCTACCAGGTGAGCCCCATGCCCGGCGGGGCCGGTCATAATTACGTGACCCGTGATGCCGCCATTGCCGCCCTCGGCGACCTGCACGACCTGCCCCTGCTCAACCGGGGGGAGCTCGTGGCAGACAAGGACTATCGGGTCGATCTTAAGATCGCCCTCGACATCGAGCAACTGCCCCTGCCCCTGCGGCCCATGGCCTATCTCCTCCCCTCCTGGAAGCTCTCCTCCGGCTGGACCACCTGGCCCCTGCGACCTTGA
- the rsmB gene encoding 16S rRNA (cytosine(967)-C(5))-methyltransferase RsmB, producing MAPSEGARARAAAARVVQAVLGPGRSLTEALEQLDPLDQERDRPLVQELSYGALRLLPRLRAIVAQLLSKPLKPEDGDLEALILIGIYQLLATRIPPHAAVASSVAATRVLGKGWAAKLVNALLRRFQREREALLAQADKREEARWLFPTWLLDRLQTEWPQDWQEIVAASNTQAPLWLRVNRLAGDRDAYLRQLAAAGIAAQPAPHAPQGLVLDQPLPMARLPGFAAGLVSIQDANAQLAAPLLGVRPGERVLDVCAAPGSKTAHLLELADSQLDLTALDIDPQRIDRVRDNLQRLSLAATLLVGDATEPGGDWAQCTYDRILLDVPCSATGVIRRHPDIKWLRRPGDIGALCARQAKMLDAIWPLLAPGGTLVYVTCSLLPDENERQIRAFLSRHDDASEVPILEDWGLARTSGRQTLPMVGGGDGFYFARLCKAAP from the coding sequence GTGGCCCCCTCGGAGGGCGCCCGCGCCCGAGCGGCCGCGGCGCGGGTCGTCCAGGCCGTCCTGGGTCCCGGCCGCTCCCTGACCGAGGCCCTGGAACAGCTTGACCCCTTGGATCAGGAACGCGACCGGCCCCTGGTCCAGGAACTGAGTTATGGCGCCTTGCGTCTGCTGCCGCGCCTGCGCGCCATCGTCGCCCAACTGCTGAGCAAGCCCCTCAAGCCCGAGGATGGCGACCTGGAGGCCCTCATCCTCATTGGCATTTACCAACTCCTCGCCACCCGCATCCCCCCCCACGCCGCCGTCGCCTCCAGCGTGGCGGCGACCCGCGTCCTGGGCAAGGGCTGGGCGGCGAAACTCGTCAATGCCCTGCTGCGGCGCTTCCAGCGCGAACGCGAGGCCCTGCTGGCCCAGGCGGACAAGCGCGAAGAAGCCCGCTGGCTGTTTCCCACCTGGCTGCTGGACCGGCTTCAGACGGAGTGGCCCCAGGATTGGCAGGAGATCGTCGCGGCCAGCAATACCCAGGCCCCCCTCTGGCTACGGGTCAATCGCCTCGCCGGCGACCGGGACGCCTACCTGAGGCAACTTGCCGCCGCGGGGATCGCGGCCCAACCGGCGCCCCATGCCCCCCAGGGCCTGGTCCTGGACCAGCCGCTGCCCATGGCGCGCCTGCCTGGCTTCGCCGCGGGTCTGGTCTCGATCCAGGACGCCAACGCCCAACTGGCCGCGCCCCTGCTGGGGGTCCGCCCGGGCGAGCGGGTCCTGGATGTCTGCGCCGCGCCGGGCAGCAAAACCGCCCACCTGCTGGAACTGGCGGACAGCCAGCTTGACCTCACCGCCCTCGACATCGACCCCCAGCGCATCGACCGGGTGCGCGACAACCTCCAGCGCCTGTCCCTCGCCGCGACACTGCTGGTTGGCGACGCCACCGAGCCCGGCGGAGACTGGGCCCAGTGCACTTACGACCGCATCCTTCTCGATGTCCCCTGCTCCGCCACCGGGGTCATCCGTCGCCATCCGGACATCAAGTGGCTGCGGCGGCCCGGGGATATCGGGGCCTTGTGCGCCCGCCAGGCCAAGATGCTCGACGCCATCTGGCCCCTGCTCGCCCCCGGCGGGACCCTGGTCTATGTGACCTGTTCCCTGCTGCCGGACGAGAATGAACGGCAGATTCGCGCCTTTCTCTCCCGTCACGACGACGCCAGCGAGGTCCCTATCCTGGAGGATTGGGGCCTGGCGCGGACGAGCGGACGCCAGACCCTGCCCATGGTCGGGGGCGGCGATGGCTTCTATTTCGCCCGGCTGTGCAAGGCAGCGCCATGA
- a CDS encoding methionyl-tRNA formyltransferase — protein sequence MSPLRIIFAGTPDFSVPCLRALRDAGHEVVAVYTQPDRPAGRGRKLSPGPVKEAAAALGLPIHQPPTLRDPEAIATLRDLGADLVVVVAYGLLLPQAVLNIPRLGCVNVHASVLPRWRGAAPIQRAILAGDGESGVTIMRMEAGLDTGPMYLIRRLTLDPRETGGSLHDKLSLLGAAALVEALPVIAAGSLAPEIQDDRQANYAHKLAKAEAEVDWSQPAVAIDRLIRAFDPWPVAQTQLDGASLRLWGCDLPDLIPRPGAEPGQVIGTSKAGIEVATGAGVLRLTRLQPSGKRPMSAAEFLNARRLDGVKFG from the coding sequence ATGTCACCGCTGCGGATCATCTTCGCCGGGACACCGGACTTCTCCGTACCCTGCCTCCGGGCCCTGCGGGACGCCGGCCATGAGGTCGTGGCTGTTTACACCCAGCCGGATCGACCCGCGGGCCGGGGCCGCAAGCTGAGCCCGGGTCCCGTCAAGGAGGCCGCGGCGGCCCTCGGACTCCCCATTCACCAACCCCCGACCCTGCGCGACCCGGAGGCCATCGCCACCCTGCGAGACCTGGGCGCCGATCTGGTGGTGGTGGTCGCCTACGGCCTGCTCCTGCCCCAGGCCGTCCTGAATATCCCCCGACTCGGCTGCGTCAATGTCCACGCCTCGGTGCTGCCCCGCTGGCGCGGCGCGGCGCCCATTCAGCGCGCCATCCTGGCCGGGGATGGCGAGAGCGGCGTCACCATCATGCGCATGGAGGCAGGGCTCGACACGGGCCCTATGTACCTGATCAGGCGCCTGACCCTCGACCCGCGCGAGACGGGTGGCAGCCTGCATGACAAGCTCTCCCTGCTGGGGGCCGCTGCCCTGGTGGAGGCCCTGCCGGTTATCGCCGCTGGTAGCCTGGCCCCGGAAATTCAGGACGACCGCCAGGCCAACTACGCCCACAAGCTGGCCAAGGCCGAGGCCGAGGTCGATTGGTCGCAACCGGCGGTGGCCATCGACCGCCTGATTCGCGCCTTCGACCCCTGGCCGGTGGCCCAGACTCAACTGGACGGCGCCAGCCTGCGCCTCTGGGGCTGCGACCTACCAGACCTGATCCCGCGGCCGGGTGCCGAGCCTGGTCAGGTGATCGGGACCTCCAAGGCGGGCATCGAGGTCGCCACCGGGGCCGGGGTGCTGCGCTTGACCCGCCTGCAGCCCTCGGGTAAGCGGCCTATGTCGGCTGCTGAATTTCTCAACGCCCGCCGTCTGGATGGGGTGAAGTTTGGATAA